The Aedes aegypti strain LVP_AGWG chromosome 3, AaegL5.0 Primary Assembly, whole genome shotgun sequence genome contains a region encoding:
- the LOC5570069 gene encoding geranylgeranyl transferase type-2 subunit beta: protein MAFPTNDVSISDEPKELLFDKHVEYIANHGNDKNDYEYCMTEFLRMSGIYWGVTGLDLMYQLDRVNRQEIVDFIKKCQCPTSGGISACEGHDPHILYTLSAVQILCIYDCLEEIDTDAIGRYVSSLQQLDGSFFGDKWGEVDTRFSFCAVAILSLINKMDVIDLEKAVNFVMSCCNSDGGFGSKPNAESHAGLIYCCVGFLSITDQLHRLDCEKLAWWLCERQLPSGGLNGRPEKLPDVCYSWWVLASLTIMGRLHWISAEKLQKFILSCQDVETGGFSDRTGNMPDIFHTLFGLGALSLLGDKRLRKVNPTFCMPQYVIDRCNVKPKIITL from the exons ATG GCCTTCCCAACAAACGACGTATCAATCAGCGACGAACCGAAGGAACTTTTGTTCGATAAGCACGTCGAGTACATTGCCAACCATGGAAATGATAAAAACGACTAT GAATACTGTATGACAGAGTTCCTGCGGATGTCAGGCATCTACTGGGGCGTTACGGGGTTGGATCTGATGTACCAGTTGGACCGCGTCAATCGGCAGGAAATCGtcgatttcatcaaaaagtgcCAGTGTCCGACGAGTGGCGGGATTTCGGCCTGCGAAGGGCACGATCCGCACATCCTGTACACGCTGAGCGCGGTGCAGATTCTGTGCATCTACGATTGTCTGGAGGAAATCGACACGGATGCCATCGGGCGGTATGTCAGCTCGCTGCAGCAGCTGGACGGTAGCTTCTTCGGGGACAAGTGGGGCGAGGTCGACACTCGGTTTTCATTCTGCGCCGTGGCCATTCTGAGTTTGATA AACAAAATGGATGTGATAGACCTGGAGAAAGCAGTTAACTTTGTGATGTCCTGTTGCAACTCGGATGGCGGTTTCGGTTCGAAGCCGAACGCTGAAAGCCACGCAGGGCTCATCTACTGCTGTGTGGGATTTCTCTCTATTACCGATCAGCTCCATCGCTTGGATTGCGAGAAGCTGGCCTGGTGGCTGTGTGAACGTCAGCTGCCAAGTGGAGGACTCAACGGAAGACCGGAAAAGCTGCCGGACGTGTGCTATTCGTGGTGGGTCCTGGCATCTCTCACCATCATGGGCCGCTTACACTGGATCAGTGCCGAAAAGCTGCAAAAGTTTATCCTATCGTGCCAGGATGTCGAAACGGGGGGATTTTCCGATCGCACCGGAAATATGCCAGATATCTTTCATACGCTGTTCGGACTGGGGGCGCTGTCGCTGCTTGGGGACAAAAGATTACGGAAGGTGAATCCAACGTTTTGCATGCCGCAATATGTGATTGATCGGTGCAACGTAAAACCAAAGATTATCACTCTCTGA
- the LOC5570063 gene encoding transmembrane protein 256 homolog, which translates to MGVNDAMNYVLFNNPVASGVWSFLSSGSGMKSKGAIVGQQIANQSTKTMVSETLPPLYKLVGSSRPIMKLAALSGATAVMLGAYGAHHRFNIVDEKERDPKDIFKMTNQYHFLHSLALLAAPLARKPYLTAAFLTSGMALFCGTCYYISFTNDRRVSQLTPVGGFLLIFGWLSFLI; encoded by the exons ATGGGCGTAAACGATGCAATGAATTACGTTTTGTTTAACAACCCTGTAGCCAGTGGAGTGTGGTCATTTTTGTCATCCGGGAGC GGCATGAAATCAAAGGGGGCAATTGTTGGCCAGCAGATTGCCAATCAAAGTACGAAAACGATGGTGTCGGAAACGTTGCCACCGTTGTACAAGCTTGTGGGATCTAGCCGGCCCATTATGAAGTTGGCTGCTCTTAGTGGCGCAACGGCGGTTATGCTCGGGGCCTACGGTGCCCATCATCGGTTCAACATCGTCGACGAGAAGGAACGCGATCCAAAGGATATCTTCAAGATGACTAACCAGTATCACTTCTTGCATTCGCTGGCACTGCTGGCGGCCCCTTTGGCCAGGAAGCCATATCTG ACTGCTGCATTTCTAACGTCGGGAATGGCATTATTCTGCGGCACATGCTATTACATTTCCTTCACCAATGATCGTCGTGTCAGCCAGCTTACTCCAGTTGGTGGATTTCTTCTGATCTTCGGATGGCTTTCTTTCTTGATCTAA